Proteins encoded by one window of Bacillus sp. DTU_2020_1000418_1_SI_GHA_SEK_038:
- the motB gene encoding flagellar motor protein MotB, giving the protein MSRRKKKDQKEEHVDESWLLPYADLLTLLLALFIVLFASSSVDAQKFQAISRAFNSAFSGGTGVFDFPSPIPEGQMQSTDVKGDDTKSKDDQKYEAELLQQADQQELTNIQNKVNSYIDQNNLTEKLETSLTDEGLLVSIRDNVLFSPGSADVRTNDLKVAGEIAELLVMDPPRNIIISGHTDNVPIGNAPFESNWELSVMRAINFMKIVLQNEKLDPSWFSAKGFGEFQPVASNDMSEGRAKNRRVEILILPRTGN; this is encoded by the coding sequence GTGAGTAGAAGGAAAAAGAAAGACCAAAAAGAGGAGCATGTTGATGAATCATGGTTGCTCCCTTATGCAGACTTATTAACCTTGCTGTTAGCCTTATTTATCGTTCTGTTCGCTTCAAGCTCAGTTGATGCTCAAAAGTTTCAGGCCATATCAAGGGCTTTTAATAGTGCATTTTCGGGAGGAACAGGGGTTTTTGATTTCCCAAGTCCAATACCTGAAGGGCAGATGCAGTCAACAGATGTTAAAGGTGATGATACGAAAAGTAAAGATGATCAGAAATACGAAGCGGAGTTACTTCAGCAAGCAGATCAACAGGAACTTACTAACATCCAAAATAAAGTAAATTCGTATATTGATCAGAATAACTTGACTGAAAAGCTTGAAACTTCCCTTACAGACGAAGGATTGCTCGTTTCTATTCGCGACAATGTATTATTTTCACCTGGAAGTGCTGACGTTAGGACGAATGATTTAAAGGTAGCAGGTGAAATTGCCGAGCTCCTTGTTATGGATCCCCCGCGGAATATTATCATTAGCGGGCATACAGACAATGTTCCAATCGGAAATGCACCGTTTGAATCAAACTGGGAATTAAGTGTGATGAGAGCGATAAACTTTATGAAAATCGTCCTGCAGAATGAAAAATTAGATCCAAGCTGGTTCAGTGCGAAGGGCTTTGGAGAATTTCAGCCCGTTGCATCTAATGATATGAGCGAGGGAAGAGCGAAAAATAGAAGAGTCGAAATATTAATATTGCCTAGAACCGGAAACTAA
- a CDS encoding MFS transporter has translation MKKQPLWTKDFLSISITSFFMFIGFYILLTTLPIYVLDDLNGNGTQVGLITSVFLIAAVLIRPFSGKWLDEIGRKKILLIALILFFVSSIFYFWANTMPALLILRFVHGIGFGMVTTAAGAIAADIVPNERKGEGLGYYSMFMNLAMVMGPFAGLTIIQYASFNSLFILCSILSFLAILLSFAVQLPKGNTIVSKTAQQPKLSFASLFEKKAIPVSIVAGILAISYSGILAFISVYAKELGLIEAASFFFVVYAAAMLISRPFTGRWFDLYGENKIVYPAIILFAIGMFLLSQATTTFGFLLAGVIIGLGYGSLTPCLQTIAIKNSDPSRRGLATSTFFTFFDTGIGLGSYVLGIIAAYTSFSTVYFILVGVIFLALFAYFLLHGKNALLPQSRKTSEV, from the coding sequence ATGAAAAAGCAACCATTATGGACAAAGGACTTTTTAAGTATTTCAATTACAAGCTTTTTTATGTTTATCGGCTTTTATATTTTGCTGACAACACTGCCGATTTATGTATTGGACGATTTAAATGGGAACGGAACCCAAGTAGGATTGATTACTTCCGTTTTCCTCATAGCAGCGGTGTTGATCAGACCATTTTCAGGAAAATGGCTTGATGAAATTGGTCGGAAAAAGATTCTTCTAATTGCACTGATCTTGTTTTTCGTTTCCAGTATTTTTTATTTTTGGGCGAATACAATGCCGGCTTTGCTTATTTTACGATTCGTTCACGGCATCGGGTTTGGGATGGTGACTACAGCAGCTGGTGCGATTGCAGCTGATATTGTACCAAATGAAAGAAAAGGGGAAGGACTTGGCTATTATTCGATGTTTATGAACCTAGCCATGGTAATGGGGCCTTTTGCTGGTTTAACTATTATTCAGTACGCGAGCTTTAACTCGCTGTTTATTTTATGTTCCATTTTATCATTCCTAGCCATACTTCTTTCATTCGCTGTACAATTGCCTAAAGGGAATACGATCGTGTCAAAAACAGCTCAGCAGCCAAAGTTATCGTTTGCCAGCTTATTTGAGAAGAAAGCAATTCCTGTTTCAATCGTGGCTGGAATTCTTGCTATTAGTTATTCTGGAATTCTTGCGTTTATATCTGTTTATGCAAAAGAGCTTGGTTTAATCGAAGCTGCTAGCTTCTTCTTTGTTGTTTATGCTGCTGCTATGCTTATTTCCCGGCCTTTTACCGGAAGATGGTTTGATCTTTATGGGGAAAATAAGATTGTCTATCCGGCAATCATTTTATTTGCCATTGGGATGTTTTTGCTTAGCCAGGCTACTACCACCTTTGGATTTTTACTTGCCGGGGTCATAATCGGCTTAGGATATGGAAGCCTTACTCCTTGCTTACAAACGATAGCCATTAAAAATTCTGATCCTTCAAGAAGAGGGCTAGCCACTTCGACATTCTTTACATTTTTCGATACTGGCATTGGACTTGGTTCTTACGTTCTCGGAATAATCGCCGCTTATACAAGCTTTTCAACTGTCTATTTCATTTTAGTCGGAGTCATTTTTCTTGCTCTGTTTGCTTACTTTTTGTTACACGGAAAGAATGCATTATTGCCACAATCCAGAAAGACATCAGAAGTTTAA
- a CDS encoding MarR family winged helix-turn-helix transcriptional regulator, with translation MHQIQNNLFHSINQFSRHFSKVLNEALTPLGLYTAQWTIIYLLKTNGPATQKELSHYLGVEAPTMTRSLARMEKSGWITKKTGIDKREKQIILTEAANDMYDTWLQTVRSCEEQVLKNISDQETTEMLSILKKMSVNL, from the coding sequence TTGCATCAAATACAAAATAATCTTTTTCATTCGATTAACCAGTTTAGCCGGCACTTTTCAAAAGTCCTAAATGAAGCATTAACTCCTCTTGGATTATACACAGCTCAATGGACAATTATATATTTACTTAAGACGAATGGGCCAGCCACTCAAAAGGAATTGTCCCATTATCTAGGAGTTGAGGCGCCGACAATGACGCGGTCGCTAGCAAGAATGGAAAAATCAGGCTGGATAACAAAAAAGACCGGCATCGACAAACGAGAAAAACAAATAATACTTACTGAGGCAGCTAACGATATGTATGATACTTGGCTTCAAACTGTACGGTCATGTGAGGAACAAGTTTTAAAAAATATTTCTGATCAAGAGACCACAGAAATGCTGTCAATTTTGAAAAAGATGTCAGTCAATCTTTAA
- a CDS encoding carbohydrate kinase: protein MNQKESLILQLIEENPFISQNEISEKTGLSRSAVAGYISSLTKEGKLLGRAYVLPKRKHIVCIGGSNVDRKIQTLQTLQLGTSNPAESSQSFGGVARNIAENLGRLGCDVALMTAVGEDGEGDWLLEHTKSYADISPSQAFSNAATGTYTAVLDHEGEMAIALADMSIYDLVDIDFVERKWGHIASSDLVVIDTNFPAEVIKQLIVRCHEAKIPVCITPVSAPKVKKLPKSLAGVTWLIANKDEAEALSEMEIKNDSDFFKAAEKMLEKGVEKVVITRGDKGLIYSTQNGESGTVLPPKIQVEDVTGAGDSLVSGIMYAHLQGLGIENACKIGISCSVITLQSHETVNPNLNQVHLQETYNQYFK from the coding sequence ATGAACCAAAAAGAGTCGTTAATATTACAGCTTATTGAGGAAAATCCTTTTATCTCACAAAATGAGATTTCTGAAAAGACGGGGTTGTCCCGATCAGCGGTTGCCGGCTATATTTCATCTTTAACAAAAGAGGGAAAGCTTCTCGGCAGAGCCTATGTGCTTCCAAAACGGAAGCATATCGTCTGTATTGGGGGATCCAATGTGGATAGAAAAATACAGACACTTCAAACGCTCCAGCTTGGCACATCCAATCCTGCTGAAAGTTCGCAATCATTTGGCGGGGTGGCTAGAAATATTGCAGAGAACCTAGGAAGATTAGGATGCGATGTCGCTCTTATGACTGCAGTCGGTGAGGACGGAGAAGGCGATTGGCTGCTGGAGCATACAAAATCGTATGCAGACATTAGTCCATCCCAAGCTTTCTCGAATGCTGCTACAGGAACATATACCGCCGTGTTAGATCATGAGGGTGAAATGGCGATTGCTCTAGCAGACATGTCAATCTATGATTTGGTTGACATTGATTTTGTAGAGAGAAAATGGGGACATATTGCTTCATCAGATTTAGTTGTTATTGATACGAACTTTCCAGCAGAAGTCATTAAGCAGCTAATCGTTCGTTGTCATGAAGCAAAAATTCCAGTTTGTATTACACCTGTCTCTGCGCCAAAAGTAAAGAAGCTTCCAAAAAGCCTGGCTGGAGTCACGTGGTTAATTGCCAATAAGGACGAGGCAGAAGCCTTATCTGAAATGGAAATTAAGAATGATAGCGATTTTTTCAAGGCAGCAGAAAAAATGCTGGAAAAGGGTGTAGAAAAGGTCGTTATCACTAGAGGAGATAAAGGTCTCATTTACTCTACACAAAATGGTGAGTCTGGAACAGTCCTTCCGCCAAAAATTCAAGTGGAAGATGTAACAGGTGCTGGTGATTCTCTAGTCTCGGGAATCATGTATGCACATTTACAAGGATTAGGTATCGAAAATGCTTGTAAAATAGGGATATCCTGTTCTGTTATTACACTGCAATCTCACGAAACTGTGAATCCGAATTTAAATCAAGTTCACTTGCAAGAAACTTATAACCAATACTTTAAATAA